The window ATCCGGGTTCTGGATCAAGTCGTTCACAAGAGTcaatatcaatcaataatcaatatttaagCCTGTTTCCAGGTGAAGGACTCACGATGTTCCGGGTGTCGATGCCCAGGCAGCAGAGCAGAACCTTGTTGCAGTGCGAGCCGCCCCACTGGTACCGGAGGCCGAGCGCCTCGTGGACGTCCTGGAGCTGCGTCCACACGCCGCCACGCACACACCTGAGGGAACCaatgagacgagaggaagagagctTGACATATTCATCCACACAAATTAGACGGTTATGTTTCATGATAATATGAACATGATTGATATGAATTGAATGTAATTTAACATTTGAGAGAGAcaacgaagaagacgaagaatGAGATGAAGAATGAGacgaagaacaagaagaagaaacagaactGACACGatttgtcgtcgtcgtcgtcatgtTTGAACTGTGACCCTCACCCATTGTCCAGCGACCTCTTCCGGTTGCCTGGCGACCTCCTCCTGTCCCCGGCTCCAGGACTTTCGTCCTCTGCAGGCTCCAGCAGAATCCTCAGTGACATCACCTCCTCGTCCACCAGGGTGGCACCGGCGGCGCTCTGAGGGAAGCTGCTGTGAAACAGCTTCAGCAGGCGACTGGACAGAGACGCCTGaggagaacaaacaacaacactcagAACTTGAGAGAGAAGGTTCTGACCCTGTTCTCTGACACAACAGGGTCAGAACTGTCTCTAGATGAGAGTTGCTCCTCGAGTTAAATTTCCAATGTTCTGTTGTTTGCCGTTTGAACCAAAGATCAAACTGTCAATAGGAGTCAGAGGCTCTGCCCACACAGATTAGGTTCTGACCCTGTTCCGTTAGGCTCTGCCCACACTCCATAAAACTCAAGTCGAGTGGCGTAACCATACCAAAGTTGGACAGAAGGCGTCGTCCTGCTGGTCCCAGCATGCGTGTGTCGTCACATTTCATTATCTCTCtgtttaataaacattgtgactcagcaaaggaaacaggaagtgaaagctAGTGGTATCTGTCAAAACTGATGAATGTGGGATTAAAGTACGAGGAGAACGTTGTttaaacagaacaacaaaatgacacatGCATATGTTTTAACGGGTGGAGCATGACAGAGGACTCGTTCTAATAATCACCAAAAATCACGTTACAATGTAGGGcaatctgtctgtccatgttaCAAATAAGTTCGTTTTTAAATAAGATATGTTTTAGGTAGTTTTGAGTTCAAacaattttttcatattttgtgtacGCTGATTGATCACACAAGTATTATATGCATTTTATGTTAGAATTACACTGTTGTATTTCATcttgattttgatattttaattttttgtccaTTGTTCATTCATATTGTAAGGCAGATTCAATTCATGCCAAGACGGTGGTCGCTCTACACGGGCCATGAGGAAATTTTCGTTTTCATATGTTTTGAGTCTGCGGGGATCTTTATAATGTTGAAggcattgaaaatgtttcattgttgaTCAGTATCATTATAGTAATATCAGAATGATTTTCaggtatttacatttttaaagagtaATGCATGATTGTGtaggtatttgtatttgtaatgaTGATTAAGGGCACGGGGGGATATGTAGAAGCAGAATGTGTCCTGAGAGTAAGCGATGTGAACAATATCTTGTTGgtgctaaacataatcatgtTGACGCCGATGTCATGCTGTGACTAGTATCTTGTGGAAGTTATCGAATGTAAGGACATAGATGACCAATGTCATGTCAAGATATCTAGTATGATGACGCAGATGTGTACGTGTGGACAATCAAGCATGTGACATCCCACGCTGCCTGTTTCGTAGATAGTGAGTACAAAAGAACTGTTcacccatatgcactttgaatcgtctttgttttgtgctATGAACCACATCTCAAAATAAACGTCTCCcactgaaactgctcatcggctgcttcgacttatatttctgcaaacctcctgaaacctgaaattcCTTACATATGTTAGTTGGTTAGTTGAACTcttcttcattattattattattattattattttagttgtAAGGATCATCAGAGGAACAGAGACGCTGCTTGTGGAAcaagtgttgatgttttttgttgattcACTTTGTATTTGAGCGACGGAATTTTGCAGATCTGAATCTGATGAAGACGATTGGTTCTCACCGACTGTCCATCTGTTTCCTCGCTGCCTGGCGGAGCTTCACTTTCATGCcactcttccacttcctcctcctctctgctctctgcaggaGGAGCGACGTTCTGCTCCGAGCTGAACGCCGCCcacgactcctcctcctcctcttccgcctgCTCCCCGAAGGCGCTCCACCCGGCGTCCTCTCCGCCCTCAGCTGCCGAGCTGAAGTTCCCGAAACTGTTGCTGACGGGGAAGTCGGAGAACTCTCGTCCGTCCTGCGCCTCTTCCCCACCGCTGACGACTCTGGGGGAGTTGAAGTCACCAAagtcatcttcttcctcctctgtgtttgtcacttcctgtgcgGGATCAGAGTCGTGCTGCCGGTTCTGATCCTGCTGGTCAAAGTCCACAAAGCCCTGACTGTCTCCAAAGTCCCCGAAGTCCCCGTCCTCTGCCAGCTGGCTGTGGTCGGCGGGCGTGGATGGCTCCCCCTGGAGGGGCGGTGAGGGCACCGAGCCAGTGGTGCTCGTGTAACCGTATTCCTCCAGGGTGTCCGTCGACAGAGGCCGGCCAAAAgacgtctctgtctctgtcccggAGCCCTTCTCGTCCTGTGAAAGGTCATTTTCACTGCAGCCCATAGTCACTCTGGATCCGTTGTCCGCGTCGTCCCTGTTCAGAACCAGAGCTCTGTGAGCGCAAACCGCCTCCGAGGCTGAGTGCTCCGGAGCTAAAACTACGTCCCTTTGAGAGTCGTCGTCGGAGCTCGGGCCCCGGTCGGACCCGTCTCGGGCCTCAGAGGGAGCAGATATGGAGTCAGAACTGTCGGGTCCAGTTCTGTTCAAGTCCCTGACAGTAGTTCCCTGCTCTGCAGGACAGTGCTGGTCGTGTTGGGACGCCTCTACCGCCCAGCTGTGCTCCGTGGGACCTTCCAGGTCCTCGTCTGCCGTCTGGCCGAGGCCTCCGTCCACTTCGGAAAAAGCAGTAAAGTCTGCAAAATCGCCGACCGGGCTGCAGACGGAGATGCTGCCGGTGTCCTCAAAGTGGACAGAGTTCAGCGAGGATGGGCTTccctgaaggtcagaggtcacaaacCCGTTGGTCAGCACCTCAGTGCCTCCGCCGTTACACTCGGCGGGATCGCCGCCGGCGGTGTCGCTCACTGTTAACTCCTGGGAGTGGGAATTGATCTTTTTTATCTCAGTTCTTTCTGAGGGACTGCCGCCCATGTGGCTCGCCGGCACAACGCCATTCGCCTTGTTGGAGCCACGGGCGCCATTAGACGAGCTGAGGCCGATCAGCCCTTTGCTGCCAAGGAGCTCGGGTGGCGAGGTGGCGGTCAACGCTTGGTTCTGGTTAAAACCGATCGGCGTGTCGAACTCCGTGAAGCTGACGCTGTTTGGGATATTAGAGAAGGTGCCGAAGTCTCCGAActcgtcgtcctcttcctctgtgcc is drawn from Scophthalmus maximus strain ysfricsl-2021 chromosome 8, ASM2237912v1, whole genome shotgun sequence and contains these coding sequences:
- the aftpha gene encoding aftiphilin a isoform X1; its protein translation is MEPDVIRMFSSSPPPMEDGTEEEDDEFGDFGTFSNIPNSVSFTEFDTPIGFNQNQALTATSPPELLGSKGLIGLSSSNGARGSNKANGVVPASHMGGSPSERTEIKKINSHSQELTVSDTAGGDPAECNGGGTEVLTNGFVTSDLQGSPSSLNSVHFEDTGSISVCSPVGDFADFTAFSEVDGGLGQTADEDLEGPTEHSWAVEASQHDQHCPAEQGTTVRDLNRTGPDSSDSISAPSEARDGSDRGPSSDDDSQRDVVLAPEHSASEAVCAHRALVLNRDDADNGSRVTMGCSENDLSQDEKGSGTETETSFGRPLSTDTLEEYGYTSTTGSVPSPPLQGEPSTPADHSQLAEDGDFGDFGDSQGFVDFDQQDQNRQHDSDPAQEVTNTEEEEDDFGDFNSPRVVSGGEEAQDGREFSDFPVSNSFGNFSSAAEGGEDAGWSAFGEQAEEEEEESWAAFSSEQNVAPPAESREEEEVEEWHESEAPPGSEETDGQSASLSSRLLKLFHSSFPQSAAGATLVDEEVMSLRILLEPAEDESPGAGDRRRSPGNRKRSLDNGCVRGGVWTQLQDVHEALGLRYQWGGSHCNKVLLCCLGIDTRNILFTGQKKQPVIVPMYAASLGMLEPTKEPVKPVSAAEMIASIAQAPAALEKRSCSSDSVQQEALPPVQFDWSSSGLTNPLDGSSLLNLDFFGPVDDSSSNSSTSTSIPGVDPELFELTTAKMDAGGSGSRVADAFARLMSTMEKTSTSTRKPRKDENLSEEASRVISRLPDLSFMQAKVLMFPATLTPLQSQARP
- the aftpha gene encoding aftiphilin a isoform X2 gives rise to the protein MEPDVIRMFSSSPPPMEDGTEEEDDEFGDFGTFSNIPNSVSFTEFDTPIGFNQNQALTATSPPELLGSKGLIGLSSSNGARGSNKANGVVPASHMGGSPSERTEIKKINSHSQELTVSDTAGGDPAECNGGGTEVLTNGFVTSDLQGSPSSLNSVHFEDTGSISVCSPVGDFADFTAFSEVDGGLGQTADEDLEGPTEHSWAVEASQHDQHCPAEQGTTVRDLNRTGPDSSDSISAPSEARDGSDRGPSSDDDSQRDVVLAPEHSASEAVCAHRALVLNRDDADNGSRVTMGCSENDLSQDEKGSGTETETSFGRPLSTDTLEEYGYTSTTGSVPSPPLQGEPSTPADHSQLAEDGDFGDFGDSQGFVDFDQQDQNRQHDSDPAQEVTNTEEEEDDFGDFNSPRVVSGGEEAQDGREFSDFPVSNSFGNFSSAAEGGEDAGWSAFGEQAEEEEEESWAAFSSEQNVAPPAESREEEEVEEWHESEAPPGSEETDGQSASLSSRLLKLFHSSFPQSAAGATLVDEEVMSLRILLEPAEDESPGAGDRRRSPGNRKRSLDNGCVRGGVWTQLQDVHEALGLRYQWGGSHCNKVLLCCLGIDTRNILFTGQKKQPVIVPMYAASLGMLEPTKEPVKPVSAAEMIASIAQAPAALEKRSCSSDSVQEALPPVQFDWSSSGLTNPLDGSSLLNLDFFGPVDDSSSNSSTSTSIPGVDPELFELTTAKMDAGGSGSRVADAFARLMSTMEKTSTSTRKPRKDENLSEEASRVISRLPDLSFMQAKVLMFPATLTPLQSQARP
- the aftpha gene encoding aftiphilin a isoform X3; this encodes MEPDVIRMFSSSPPPMEDGTEEEDDEFGDFGTFSNIPNSVSFTEFDTPIGFNQNQALTATSPPELLGSKGLIGLSSSNGARGSNKANGVVPASHMGGSPSERTEIKKINSHSQELTVSDTAGGDPAECNGGGTEVLTNGFVTSDLQGSPSSLNSVHFEDTGSISVCSPVGDFADFTAFSEVDGGLGQTADEDLEGPTEHSWAVEASQHDQHCPAEQGTTVRDLNRTGPDSSDSISAPSEARDGSDRGPSSDDDSQRDVVLAPEHSASEAVCAHRALVLNRDDADNGSRVTMGCSENDLSQDEKGSGTETETSFGRPLSTDTLEEYGYTSTTGSVPSPPLQGEPSTPADHSQLAEDGDFGDFGDSQGFVDFDQQDQNRQHDSDPAQEVTNTEEEEDDFGDFNSPRVVSGGEEAQDGREFSDFPVSNSFGNFSSAAEGGEDAGWSAFGEQAEEEEEESWAAFSSEQNVAPPAESREEEEVEEWHESEAPPGSEETDGQSASLSSRLLKLFHSSFPQSAAGATLVDEEVMSLRILLEPAEDESPGAGDRRRSPGNRKRSLDNGCVRGGVWTQLQDVHEALGLRYQWGGSHCNKVLLCCLGIDTRNILFTGQKKQPVIVPMYAASLGMLEPTKEPVKPVSAAEMIASIAQAPAALEKRSCSSDSVQQEALPPVQFDWSSSGLTNPLDGVDPELFELTTAKMDAGGSGSRVADAFARLMSTMEKTSTSTRKPRKDENLSEEASRVISRLPDLSFMQAKVLMFPATLTPLQSQARP
- the aftpha gene encoding aftiphilin a isoform X4, with translation MEPDVIRMFSSSPPPMEDGTEEEDDEFGDFGTFSNIPNSVSFTEFDTPIGFNQNQALTATSPPELLGSKGLIGLSSSNGARGSNKANGVVPASHMGGSPSERTEIKKINSHSQELTVSDTAGGDPAECNGGGTEVLTNGFVTSDLQGSPSSLNSVHFEDTGSISVCSPVGDFADFTAFSEVDGGLGQTADEDLEGPTEHSWAVEASQHDQHCPAEQGTTVRDLNRTGPDSSDSISAPSEARDGSDRGPSSDDDSQRDVVLAPEHSASEAVCAHRALVLNRDDADNGSRVTMGCSENDLSQDEKGSGTETETSFGRPLSTDTLEEYGYTSTTGSVPSPPLQGEPSTPADHSQLAEDGDFGDFGDSQGFVDFDQQDQNRQHDSDPAQEVTNTEEEEDDFGDFNSPRVVSGGEEAQDGREFSDFPVSNSFGNFSSAAEGGEDAGWSAFGEQAEEEEEESWAAFSSEQNVAPPAESREEEEVEEWHESEAPPGSEETDGQSASLSSRLLKLFHSSFPQSAAGATLVDEEVMSLRILLEPAEDESPGAGDRRRSPGNRKRSLDNGCVRGGVWTQLQDVHEALGLRYQWGGSHCNKVLLCCLGIDTRNILFTGQKKQPVIVPMYAASLGMLEPTKEPVKPVSAAEMIASIAQAPAALEKRSCSSDSVQEALPPVQFDWSSSGLTNPLDGVDPELFELTTAKMDAGGSGSRVADAFARLMSTMEKTSTSTRKPRKDENLSEEASRVISRLPDLSFMQAKVLMFPATLTPLQSQARP